From a region of the Nonlabens sp. Hel1_33_55 genome:
- a CDS encoding NAD(P)/FAD-dependent oxidoreductase, which translates to MEHVVIIGNGIAGITLARHVRKFSNKRITVISAETDYFFSRTALMYVYMGHMKFEHTQPYENWFWEKNRIELKRAYVKHVDTDGKILSLESGEQFSYDKLVIATGSIPNKFGWKGEELHGVQGLVTRNDLDLLEVNAPNNDVCKRAVLIGGGLIGVELAEMLHTRKIPVTFLVREKGFWSGVLPMQDATMISDHIISHGIDLRHEEELDEIIGDQDGRVTAIKTKKGETIDCNLVGLCAGVRPQIGFLASSGIETDKGILVNRLLETNVLDVYAIGDCAQQREPIGERKPVEAVWYTGRMMGETLAQTLCGNAMEWNPGHWFNSAKFMDIEYQTYGWVWSDPKDGHEHYHWQDEKNERAITMEYDIASREFIGINTFGIRMKHEVFDQWLTEKKSVDHVVQHLSKSCFNPEFYRRPFETIRKDFESAKAATT; encoded by the coding sequence ATGGAACACGTTGTCATCATCGGTAATGGAATTGCGGGAATCACACTTGCCAGACACGTGCGCAAGTTTTCCAACAAACGCATCACTGTTATATCTGCAGAAACTGATTATTTTTTCTCTCGCACCGCGCTGATGTACGTATATATGGGACACATGAAATTTGAGCATACCCAACCTTATGAGAATTGGTTTTGGGAGAAAAACAGGATTGAACTCAAACGCGCCTACGTGAAGCATGTCGATACAGATGGGAAAATTTTATCCCTAGAATCTGGCGAGCAGTTTTCTTATGACAAACTCGTAATAGCTACAGGAAGTATCCCAAATAAATTTGGTTGGAAAGGTGAGGAATTGCATGGTGTGCAAGGACTGGTCACTCGCAATGACCTTGATTTACTTGAAGTCAATGCACCTAATAATGATGTGTGTAAGCGTGCTGTACTCATAGGTGGCGGACTCATAGGCGTGGAACTAGCAGAAATGCTGCATACTCGTAAAATCCCAGTCACATTTCTGGTCAGGGAAAAAGGTTTCTGGAGTGGCGTTTTACCCATGCAGGATGCTACAATGATAAGTGATCATATTATATCTCATGGAATTGATTTACGACATGAAGAAGAACTAGACGAAATTATAGGCGATCAAGACGGCAGAGTTACCGCGATAAAAACCAAAAAAGGCGAAACCATAGACTGCAACCTCGTTGGACTTTGTGCAGGTGTACGACCGCAAATAGGTTTTCTTGCTTCAAGCGGTATTGAAACCGATAAAGGCATTCTTGTAAATAGATTACTTGAAACAAATGTTCTTGATGTTTATGCTATAGGAGATTGTGCGCAACAGCGCGAACCGATTGGTGAGCGCAAACCCGTAGAAGCCGTGTGGTACACTGGCCGTATGATGGGTGAGACACTAGCACAAACTCTATGTGGCAATGCCATGGAATGGAATCCAGGGCACTGGTTCAATAGTGCTAAATTCATGGATATTGAATATCAAACCTACGGTTGGGTATGGAGCGACCCTAAAGATGGTCACGAGCACTACCACTGGCAGGATGAGAAAAACGAACGCGCGATCACGATGGAGTATGATATCGCATCCAGAGAATTTATCGGGATCAACACCTTTGGAATACGGATGAAGCACGAGGTTTTTGACCAATGGCTCACCGAGAAAAAATCTGTGGATCATGTGGTTCAACATCTTTCCAAATCCTGTTTCAATCCAGAGTTCTATAGACGACCATTTGAAACCATTAGGAAAGATTTTGAATCTGCCAAAGCGGCAACCACCTAA
- a CDS encoding 4Fe-4S binding protein has translation MSTFQRNMSLTGEPPKSLSAGQKIFTAFGLFGLAILIIANFNVSFPNKTLWLSIALGSIFFGVVGFAWSAYAGKSAGIKNDGVWFKSISSRGFWAWCAILAFSGFYVLLYFYPQFLGLVEDGDNTGVIALFDPLSKFLNGGPASQWFVYGTLYTLAILSFGIKFMWKYRHNRYELIRTVSVMFFQTSFAFIIPEIMTSLNQPYYDFKNIWPLNYDLFNGYKIDEFLGAGNFGVAMLIFGVASIFVITPILTYKYGKRWYCSWVCGCGGLAETAGDSFRQLSNKKQYAWNIERWVIHSVVVFSVVMTTAVVYSYLKGNESALSIGSWNDFSDKVVFIGEQDQKPVHDVVLAAQEAGASRVVYLDRTENDQPIQLQSTEGITIPFDVVKEENNRQGISQIMDQKQATLLPMDRSQEDIFIDKGTESVIYDNVWLSKEFFVWGVVGLLTLIFGLVFLFRREQLAKDAKIGAIAYFVIVIGLLLFTYLDGSGKLFLFESWKLNKWYGFLIGAVFSGVIGTGFYPIFGNRVWCRFGCPMAAILGFQQRMFSRFRITTNGGQCISCGNCSTYCEMGIDVRAYAQKGENIIRSSCVGCGICSAVCPRGVLKLENGPMEGRINSESVLLGQDPDLMALLSNQKSAQ, from the coding sequence ATGTCCACATTTCAACGTAACATGTCGCTCACTGGTGAGCCGCCAAAATCCCTAAGTGCAGGTCAAAAGATCTTTACCGCATTTGGATTATTCGGGTTGGCTATTTTAATCATAGCCAACTTCAACGTGAGTTTTCCCAATAAAACGCTATGGTTGAGTATCGCTTTGGGAAGCATCTTTTTTGGAGTGGTAGGTTTTGCATGGTCTGCTTATGCAGGCAAAAGTGCGGGAATCAAGAATGACGGTGTGTGGTTTAAATCCATTTCTAGTCGCGGTTTCTGGGCGTGGTGTGCGATACTGGCTTTTTCTGGATTTTATGTGTTGCTCTATTTTTATCCGCAATTTTTGGGACTGGTAGAAGACGGAGATAATACTGGTGTTATTGCATTGTTCGATCCTTTATCAAAGTTTTTGAATGGTGGACCAGCTAGCCAGTGGTTTGTGTATGGAACACTTTATACGTTAGCGATACTGTCTTTTGGTATCAAGTTTATGTGGAAGTACCGTCACAATAGGTATGAGTTGATACGTACGGTAAGTGTGATGTTTTTCCAGACATCCTTTGCTTTTATCATCCCAGAAATCATGACCAGTTTGAATCAGCCGTATTATGATTTTAAGAACATCTGGCCTTTGAATTATGACCTGTTTAACGGTTATAAAATTGATGAGTTTTTAGGAGCTGGGAATTTTGGTGTTGCGATGCTCATTTTTGGTGTGGCATCCATCTTTGTCATCACGCCTATTCTGACCTATAAATACGGTAAGCGCTGGTATTGTAGTTGGGTGTGTGGTTGCGGTGGTCTGGCAGAGACTGCTGGAGACTCTTTCCGTCAGTTGTCCAATAAAAAACAATATGCGTGGAACATCGAGCGATGGGTGATTCATAGTGTAGTGGTGTTTTCCGTTGTTATGACTACGGCTGTGGTTTATTCCTATTTGAAAGGAAATGAATCTGCATTGAGTATAGGCAGTTGGAATGACTTTAGCGATAAGGTGGTCTTCATAGGAGAGCAAGATCAAAAGCCAGTTCACGATGTAGTTCTTGCCGCTCAAGAAGCTGGAGCATCCAGAGTCGTCTATCTAGATCGCACCGAAAACGACCAGCCCATACAACTACAATCTACCGAAGGAATCACCATTCCATTTGATGTGGTAAAAGAAGAGAATAACCGTCAAGGCATCAGTCAGATCATGGATCAAAAGCAGGCAACGCTTTTACCTATGGATCGTTCTCAAGAAGATATATTTATTGATAAAGGAACTGAAAGCGTCATCTATGACAATGTCTGGTTGAGTAAGGAGTTCTTCGTTTGGGGAGTTGTGGGTTTACTGACCTTAATTTTTGGATTGGTATTCCTTTTCCGTCGTGAGCAGCTTGCTAAGGATGCTAAAATAGGCGCAATCGCCTATTTTGTGATCGTCATTGGGTTACTATTATTTACGTACCTCGACGGATCAGGTAAACTGTTTCTTTTTGAATCGTGGAAATTGAATAAGTGGTACGGATTCTTGATTGGCGCTGTATTTTCTGGAGTCATTGGTACAGGTTTTTACCCCATTTTTGGAAATAGAGTTTGGTGCCGATTCGGGTGTCCTATGGCAGCAATTTTGGGCTTTCAACAGCGTATGTTTTCTAGATTTAGGATTACAACAAATGGTGGCCAGTGTATCTCTTGCGGTAATTGCTCCACCTATTGCGAGATGGGAATTGACGTGCGCGCCTATGCCCAAAAGGGCGAGAACATCATCCGTTCTAGTTGTGTAGGCTGTGGTATTTGCAGCGCCGTTTGCCCACGCGGCGTTTTGAAATTGGAAAATGGACCTATGGAAGGCCGCATCAATAGCGAGTCCGTATTGTTGGGACAGGATCCTGATCTTATGGCGTTATTGAGCAATCAAAAATCTGCACAATAG
- a CDS encoding SDR family NAD(P)-dependent oxidoreductase, producing the protein MKKTVIVTGAASGLGKAIATRFGKEGYNVVVSDIDEDASNKVVSAIEKDGGSAHFIKANVAKKSECEQLVKQTVEKFGGLDAAINNAGIGGEMALSADYSQESYEKVIDINQHGVFYGCQAQIPAMLENGGGAIVNMSSILGSVGSPQSVAYVMAKHAVVGLTQTAGIEYAKKGVRVNAVGPGYIQTPLLDQIDKEQKEALVSQHPIGRLGKPDEVANLVYWLCSDQASFVTGSYYTVDGGYTAR; encoded by the coding sequence ATGAAAAAGACAGTAATAGTAACAGGAGCCGCCAGCGGATTGGGAAAAGCAATCGCAACAAGATTCGGTAAAGAAGGTTATAACGTGGTCGTGTCTGATATCGATGAAGACGCATCCAATAAGGTGGTGAGCGCCATAGAAAAAGACGGCGGATCGGCCCATTTCATCAAAGCAAACGTCGCCAAAAAATCAGAATGTGAGCAGTTGGTAAAGCAAACGGTCGAGAAATTCGGTGGTCTAGATGCTGCCATCAACAATGCAGGAATAGGTGGTGAGATGGCGCTATCTGCAGACTATTCTCAGGAAAGCTATGAAAAAGTGATCGATATCAATCAGCACGGTGTGTTTTATGGATGTCAAGCGCAAATTCCCGCGATGTTAGAAAATGGTGGTGGTGCGATCGTGAACATGTCCAGTATTCTCGGGTCTGTAGGCTCGCCACAATCAGTGGCTTATGTGATGGCAAAACATGCTGTTGTAGGATTGACGCAAACTGCCGGAATAGAATATGCCAAGAAAGGTGTACGAGTCAATGCCGTAGGTCCCGGCTATATCCAGACGCCGTTGTTGGATCAAATAGATAAGGAACAGAAAGAAGCTTTGGTTTCTCAGCATCCCATAGGTAGATTGGGTAAACCAGATGAGGTGGCTAACCTAGTGTATTGGTTGTGCAGTGATCAGGCGAGTTTTGTGACCGGATCTTATTATACCGTGGATGGTGGTTATACTGCGAGGTAA
- a CDS encoding YpdA family putative bacillithiol disulfide reductase, which translates to MDARIYDVLIIGAGPIGIACALEAKKAGLDYAVIEKGPIVNSLYHYPTNMHFFSTSEKLEIDEIPFISKEAKPSKQEALEYYRRIATSNKLNISLFEKVLKVNKKDLFEVITDKGKWYSDRIIIATGFYDIPNKLKLPGEDLAKVTHYYDDPHLYAFQKVAVVGASNSAVDAALEIYRKGGDVTMIVRGKSIGDRVKYWVKPDIENRIKEGSIKAYFNSEITEIKLDEITISQNGESVDLENDFVVALTGYKPNFAFLTMMGIDLQGDKMIPAYDEDTMETNVENVYLAGVICGGRETHKWFIENSRVHATMIIDDIKSKLKQLA; encoded by the coding sequence ATGGATGCAAGAATTTATGATGTATTGATTATTGGTGCAGGGCCAATTGGTATTGCCTGTGCGTTAGAAGCTAAAAAGGCTGGATTAGATTATGCGGTCATTGAAAAGGGACCGATCGTGAATTCGCTTTACCACTATCCTACTAACATGCATTTCTTTTCTACCAGCGAGAAGCTAGAAATTGATGAGATCCCTTTTATTTCCAAAGAAGCAAAACCCAGCAAGCAGGAAGCGCTGGAATATTACCGACGCATAGCGACCTCTAACAAATTGAATATTTCGCTATTTGAAAAGGTATTGAAAGTCAATAAAAAAGATCTTTTTGAAGTCATAACTGATAAAGGTAAATGGTACAGCGACCGCATTATTATTGCAACAGGATTCTACGACATTCCCAACAAACTAAAATTGCCTGGCGAAGATCTCGCCAAAGTAACCCACTACTATGATGATCCACACTTATATGCTTTTCAAAAAGTTGCCGTTGTTGGAGCTAGCAACAGTGCTGTAGATGCAGCTTTGGAAATATATCGTAAAGGTGGTGACGTTACCATGATCGTTAGAGGTAAGTCCATAGGCGACCGAGTCAAATACTGGGTGAAACCAGATATCGAAAACAGAATCAAAGAAGGTAGCATCAAAGCCTATTTTAATTCCGAAATCACTGAGATTAAATTGGATGAGATCACCATCTCCCAAAACGGAGAATCCGTTGATCTAGAAAATGATTTTGTTGTCGCATTGACGGGTTACAAACCCAACTTTGCTTTTCTCACTATGATGGGAATCGACCTTCAGGGCGATAAAATGATTCCAGCTTATGATGAAGACACCATGGAAACCAATGTAGAAAATGTTTATCTAGCTGGTGTGATATGTGGCGGTAGGGAAACCCACAAATGGTTTATAGAAAATAGCCGCGTTCATGCAACGATGATTATAGATGATATTAAATCAAAATTAAAGCAACTGGCTTGA
- a CDS encoding DUF4174 domain-containing protein, translating to MDSQDLKNHQWKNRIVLVLSNDAANEHYKAQIADLKSVKEECAERKLVMYQVLPSEVRLQKFDGSKSEKWNESSDLFKEFMQKDDEFKMVLIGLDGSVKEERNEPMSSKELFDIIDSMPMREREMRKDN from the coding sequence ATGGACTCACAAGACTTGAAAAACCATCAATGGAAAAACCGAATTGTATTGGTCTTAAGTAACGATGCAGCTAACGAGCATTACAAAGCTCAAATCGCAGATCTCAAGTCGGTTAAAGAGGAGTGCGCAGAAAGAAAATTAGTCATGTATCAAGTATTACCTAGCGAGGTCAGGCTTCAAAAATTTGATGGATCAAAATCTGAGAAATGGAATGAATCATCTGATTTGTTTAAAGAGTTTATGCAGAAGGATGATGAATTCAAGATGGTGCTTATTGGTCTGGACGGCTCTGTAAAAGAAGAACGCAATGAGCCTATGTCTAGCAAAGAATTATTTGACATTATCGATAGCATGCCCATGCGAGAGCGCGAGATGCGCAAGGACAACTAG
- the rsmA gene encoding 16S rRNA (adenine(1518)-N(6)/adenine(1519)-N(6))-dimethyltransferase RsmA, with translation MAKKQFKKYTTQDKGVTAKKHLGQHFLKDENVAIQIADSLSYKGYDQVLEIGPGTGVLTKHIIRKGIKVTALELDSESVVYLKHSFPIEHAKIVTPQTFEVVETDFLQKDLTEIYGDKSFAIIGNFPYNISTQIVFKTVENRDQIPEFGGMFQKEVAQRICAQHGSKTYGILSVLTQAYYDAEYLFTVGPEVFDPPPRVHSGVLSLKRKPNHDQLSCSYDKLRQVVKLAFNQRRKTLRNSLKSMDLPDEMRERDLFNLRPEQISVQQFVDLTTEIEGLPQ, from the coding sequence TTGGCTAAAAAGCAGTTTAAAAAATATACTACTCAGGATAAGGGCGTTACCGCTAAAAAGCATCTAGGACAGCACTTTCTCAAAGATGAGAATGTCGCCATCCAGATTGCAGATTCATTATCCTATAAAGGTTATGATCAAGTTCTGGAAATAGGTCCTGGAACTGGCGTGCTCACTAAACACATCATTAGAAAAGGGATCAAAGTAACAGCCCTTGAGCTTGACAGTGAGTCCGTGGTTTATTTGAAACACTCGTTTCCAATCGAACACGCTAAAATTGTCACGCCACAAACATTTGAAGTAGTTGAAACGGACTTCTTGCAAAAGGATCTTACAGAGATCTATGGTGATAAGTCCTTTGCAATCATCGGGAATTTCCCTTACAACATCAGTACACAGATTGTTTTCAAAACGGTCGAAAATCGGGATCAGATTCCTGAATTTGGTGGTATGTTCCAGAAGGAAGTTGCACAACGCATCTGCGCTCAACACGGTTCCAAAACGTATGGAATTTTATCGGTTTTGACTCAAGCTTATTATGATGCAGAATATTTGTTTACGGTAGGTCCAGAGGTTTTTGATCCACCACCACGAGTACATAGTGGTGTTTTATCGCTCAAGCGAAAGCCCAATCACGACCAGCTTTCCTGCTCCTATGATAAACTGAGACAAGTTGTAAAACTTGCTTTCAATCAACGCCGCAAGACGTTGAGGAACTCATTAAAGTCCATGGATCTGCCAGACGAGATGAGAGAACGCGACCTTTTCAACTTGCGTCCAGAGCAAATATCAGTCCAGCAGTTTGTGGATCTTACTACTGAGATTGAAGGTTTACCGCAGTAA
- a CDS encoding DUF4286 family protein, with protein sequence MVIYNVTSNMAQSIEEEWLEWTREHIAQVLGTGLFMDARLTRVLVEEQDGSSTFSIQYKATSREALELYYEKYDDAMRKKEVARFGEQVLSFRTELDMIDEYRVTGNMN encoded by the coding sequence ATGGTAATTTACAACGTGACCAGTAACATGGCACAATCAATAGAAGAAGAATGGCTGGAATGGACGCGTGAACACATCGCACAGGTGTTGGGAACGGGTTTATTTATGGATGCCAGGTTAACACGAGTTCTTGTTGAAGAGCAAGATGGCAGTAGTACATTTTCTATTCAATACAAGGCTACCAGTCGCGAAGCGCTGGAATTGTATTATGAAAAATATGATGATGCCATGCGTAAAAAAGAAGTTGCCAGATTTGGCGAACAGGTGTTGTCCTTCAGAACAGAATTAGATATGATCGATGAATATCGCGTGACCGGTAACATGAATTAA
- a CDS encoding tetratricopeptide repeat protein, whose product MKYFLLLCLLPFAYLGQAQNLQLADNYADQGEYDKAYAIYAKAYATNERNFNILFRMVGFQQQLENYERADSLLNAGERVAYNKLLFPVEKGYNASLQGKDSLASNYYKTAIQQIDSIPRYGYNIAQSFERRSLLKEAIESYERTMAVDSTMDYNFQTARLYGEQGELAFMFEKYLDLMEKNEQIVPRIQAVFSQYVTDDAANSGNQELRKTLLLRLRKEPKLLYNQILSWLFVQQKDFNAAFVQEKAIYNRTKENMFGLQDLAETAHDEQDDLAAENILNYIIETSQVARIRYLAQVLQLKIKTENAQLTDYPALKTEYESLLEQYGADEQSFVLQLDYANFLAFKSGDYQQAIDLLSKLEKQNLGKYQKAESKMLLADILVLQEQFNRALILYSQVQNDLPNSEIAQESQFKVARTSYFQGDFKWSLTQLKVLRGATSKLIANDAMELSLTISDHSLYDTTFVALKAFAKAELKQYQNKNQEALSLYQSLLLDHKGDDIEDEALLQQASLFELERNWQKAQENYNSIISNFSDGILADDAYYRLGLLLEEQLGLPEEAQKIYEKVIYNHADSIFFIDARRRYRRLRGDFEPTEI is encoded by the coding sequence ATGAAGTACTTCCTTCTTCTCTGCCTACTACCTTTTGCTTATTTGGGTCAAGCCCAAAACTTGCAATTGGCAGACAACTATGCAGATCAAGGAGAGTATGATAAGGCTTATGCGATTTATGCAAAGGCTTATGCAACTAATGAGAGAAACTTCAACATTCTATTTAGAATGGTTGGATTTCAGCAGCAGTTGGAAAACTATGAACGTGCTGACAGTCTTCTCAACGCTGGTGAACGTGTAGCTTATAACAAACTCTTGTTTCCTGTTGAAAAAGGATACAACGCGAGTCTTCAAGGAAAAGACAGTCTTGCTAGCAACTACTACAAAACGGCCATACAGCAAATTGATTCGATCCCAAGATACGGTTACAATATTGCCCAATCCTTTGAGCGACGTAGTTTGCTTAAAGAGGCGATAGAAAGCTATGAACGCACTATGGCGGTTGATTCTACGATGGATTATAATTTCCAGACCGCACGACTTTATGGAGAGCAAGGTGAGCTAGCTTTTATGTTTGAAAAGTATCTGGATCTCATGGAGAAAAATGAGCAGATCGTACCACGCATTCAAGCGGTCTTTTCCCAATACGTGACAGACGATGCCGCAAACAGCGGAAATCAGGAATTGCGCAAAACGCTACTCTTGCGATTGCGCAAAGAACCAAAATTATTATACAATCAGATTTTGAGCTGGCTGTTTGTGCAGCAAAAGGATTTTAACGCAGCTTTTGTTCAAGAGAAGGCAATCTATAACCGTACCAAGGAAAATATGTTCGGGCTGCAGGATCTTGCAGAAACCGCTCATGACGAACAAGATGATCTAGCCGCAGAAAATATCCTGAACTATATCATAGAAACCAGTCAAGTCGCACGAATTAGATATCTAGCTCAAGTACTACAGCTCAAGATAAAGACTGAAAACGCCCAACTAACGGATTATCCAGCACTCAAAACCGAATACGAATCGTTATTGGAGCAATATGGCGCAGATGAGCAGTCTTTTGTTTTGCAGCTGGATTATGCGAATTTCCTCGCCTTCAAATCTGGTGATTATCAGCAGGCGATTGATCTTTTGAGCAAACTTGAAAAGCAAAACCTGGGAAAATATCAAAAGGCAGAAAGCAAGATGCTACTCGCAGATATTCTCGTGCTGCAGGAGCAATTCAATCGCGCGCTTATCCTATACAGTCAGGTGCAGAATGATTTGCCCAATTCAGAAATCGCTCAGGAATCGCAGTTCAAGGTAGCACGCACGAGTTATTTCCAGGGAGATTTCAAGTGGAGCCTGACTCAACTCAAAGTCCTGCGCGGTGCTACCAGCAAGTTGATCGCAAACGACGCCATGGAACTAAGCTTGACCATAAGCGACCACTCGTTATATGATACGACGTTTGTGGCTTTGAAAGCTTTCGCGAAAGCGGAACTCAAACAATACCAAAACAAAAACCAAGAGGCTTTATCACTCTATCAATCCTTACTGCTAGACCATAAAGGAGACGACATTGAAGACGAGGCTCTATTGCAACAAGCCAGCCTTTTTGAACTTGAAAGGAACTGGCAAAAAGCACAGGAAAACTATAATTCCATCATCAGCAATTTTAGCGATGGGATTCTTGCAGACGATGCCTACTACAGGTTGGGATTGCTGCTGGAAGAACAATTGGGCCTACCAGAAGAGGCTCAAAAAATCTACGAGAAAGTCATCTACAACCATGCAGACAGTATCTTCTTTATCGATGCAAGACGCCGTTATCGCAGGTTGAGAGGTGATTTTGAACCTACCGAAATTTAA
- the serS gene encoding serine--tRNA ligase codes for MLQIAAIREHKDAFASALKKRNIDAAPLLEKAIAMDEKRRSLQTELDETLAESNRLSKEIGNLFKSGKGAEANELKGKTGDLKEKSKDLNEQLNNAVEALQSILYMIPNIPQESVPAGNSDEDNEVVSQNGDIPQLVDTAQPHWELAKKYDIIDFELGNKITGAGFPVYKRKGARLQRALINYFLDKNTAAGYEEMQVPHLVNEDSGFGTGQLPDKEGQMYHVGIDDLYLIPTAEVPITNLYRGDLLEQKDLPIAMTGYTPCFRREAGSYGSDVRGLNRLHQFDKVEILRIEHPDQSDSALDAMVVHVKGILEELELPYRILRLCGGDLGFTSTLTYDFEVYSTAQEKWLEVSSVSNFKTFQANRLKLRYRNGNNGTELAHTLNGSALALPRILASILENFQEEEHINIPKVLIPYCGFDRIDL; via the coding sequence ATGTTACAGATTGCAGCCATACGTGAGCATAAAGATGCTTTTGCAAGCGCTCTTAAAAAGAGAAATATTGACGCCGCACCATTGCTTGAAAAAGCGATTGCGATGGATGAAAAACGTCGATCACTTCAAACCGAACTGGACGAAACACTGGCAGAGAGCAATAGATTATCAAAGGAAATAGGGAATCTATTTAAATCTGGAAAAGGCGCAGAAGCTAATGAGCTAAAGGGCAAAACTGGAGATTTAAAAGAAAAATCAAAAGATCTAAACGAACAGCTCAACAATGCTGTGGAGGCTCTTCAATCTATTCTTTATATGATTCCCAACATCCCGCAGGAAAGTGTTCCCGCTGGAAATAGCGATGAAGATAACGAAGTCGTTTCTCAGAATGGTGACATACCACAATTGGTGGACACTGCTCAACCTCACTGGGAACTAGCCAAAAAATACGACATCATAGATTTTGAGCTAGGTAATAAAATTACTGGTGCTGGTTTTCCGGTTTATAAAAGAAAAGGTGCTCGTTTACAACGTGCGCTGATCAACTATTTCTTAGATAAGAATACTGCTGCTGGTTATGAAGAAATGCAGGTACCACATCTTGTGAATGAAGACAGCGGTTTTGGAACTGGACAACTACCAGACAAAGAAGGCCAGATGTATCATGTAGGAATAGATGATCTATACTTAATACCAACTGCAGAAGTTCCTATTACCAACCTTTATCGTGGTGATTTACTGGAGCAAAAAGATCTTCCTATTGCCATGACAGGTTACACACCGTGTTTCCGTCGTGAGGCTGGTAGTTATGGATCTGATGTTCGTGGATTGAATCGACTGCACCAATTTGATAAAGTAGAGATTTTACGCATTGAGCATCCAGATCAAAGCGATAGCGCATTAGACGCGATGGTCGTTCATGTAAAGGGAATTCTGGAAGAACTTGAACTTCCCTATAGAATATTGAGGCTTTGTGGTGGTGACCTTGGCTTTACTTCAACACTTACGTATGACTTTGAAGTATACAGTACGGCTCAAGAAAAATGGCTGGAAGTAAGTAGCGTTTCAAATTTCAAAACTTTCCAAGCCAACCGTTTGAAGCTTAGATATAGAAATGGTAACAATGGCACAGAATTGGCTCATACTCTAAACGGTAGTGCACTCGCATTGCCACGTATCTTAGCTTCGATTCTTGAGAACTTTCAAGAAGAAGAGCACATCAACATTCCAAAAGTGCTCATTCCATATTGCGGATTTGATCGCATCGACTTATAA